Proteins from one Salmo salar chromosome ssa07, Ssal_v3.1, whole genome shotgun sequence genomic window:
- the LOC123743872 gene encoding leishmanolysin-like peptidase 2, with product MGCSPWGQVTNTDETGQVRIYTQSVIRALQDHLLSTDPELGGPLENLDVGYSGLSSHWESRVLQGSIMAAALGDPAVVRVDPVTLAALQDTGWYSVNHSRAQSLVWGKGEGAMFGLLSTCHDNSSSFFCTGSGLGCHYLHRHKGECQTDPHLDGCRIYKPLMSECWKEENERETETEWSGELYRIDSRCFFSNLSRENVSLSVSDSVVGRCYRHRCTGLNRYQILVSGSDWLDCPVGSTIQVTGYKGLVFCPDKRLCYYPDIGLSIDNQDPHSPAASTTGTVTTENDPLLHQNTIPDPSLTFDPGPTCAEPGVSTDSTLAPVLLSVSWLP from the exons ATGGGATGCTCCCCCTGGGGTCAGGTGACTAACACAGATGAGACGGGTCAGGTCAGGATCTACACCCAATCAGTGATCAGAGCCCTGCAGGACCACCTGTTATCCACTGACCCTGAGCTGGGAGGACCACTGGAGAACCTG gATGTAGGTTACAGTGGTCTGTCCTCTCACTGGGAGTCCAGGGTGCTACAGGGTTCCATCATGGCTGCAGCCCTGGGGGATCCAGCTGTGGTGCGTGTCGACCCGGTCACCCTGGCCGCCCTACAGGACACGGGCTGGTACTCTGTCAACCACAGCCGAGCACAGAGCCTGGTGTGGGGAAAGG GTGAGGGAGCAATGTTTGGATTACTGTCCACCTGccatgacaactcctcctcatTTTTCTGCACGGGCAG TGGTTTAGGGTGTCATTATCTTCACCGCCACAAGGGGGAGTGCCAGACTGACCCTCACCTGGACGGATGCCGCATTTACAAACCTCTAATG AGTGAGTGCTGGAAagaggagaacgagagagagactgaaacagAGTGGAGTGGAGAGTTGTACCGCATAGACAGCCGATGCTTCTTCTCTAACCTGAGCAgagag AACGTCTCCCTGTCTGTCAGTGACTCCGTGGTGGGGCGTTGTTATAGACACAGGTGTACTGGGCTGAACCGCTATCAGATACTGGTGTCGGGCTCTGACTGGTTGGACTGCCCAGTAGGAAGCACCATTCAG GTGACAGGATACAAGGGTTTAGTGTTCTGTCCTGACAAGAGGTTGTGTTATTACCCTGACATTGGTCTCTCCATCGACAACCAGGACCCCCACTCTCCAGCTGCCTCTACTACAGGCACAGTGACTACTGAGAA CGATCCCCTGTTACATCAGAACACAATCCCTGACCCGAGCCTGACCTTTGACCCTGGCCCTACTTGTGCAGAaccaggggtcagtacagactcCACGTTGGCTCCAGtgcttctgtctgtctcctgGCTGCCCTGA